The following are encoded in a window of Pangasianodon hypophthalmus isolate fPanHyp1 chromosome 14, fPanHyp1.pri, whole genome shotgun sequence genomic DNA:
- the bag6 gene encoding large proline-rich protein BAG6 has protein sequence MEEQENNMIDVTVKTLDSQSRSYTVRAQITVKEFKEHISPSVGIPVDKQRLIYQGRVLQDEKTLAEYNVNGKVIHLVERAPPQTTQSGSGSGGVPGTSGASQSGTTTTPQAMPHGATHDRNANSYVMLGTLNLPVNVMDPQQIQMSIQQIMAGLGEGVRNTRVSSSNGNNGSVNVDMDQTLQSEPRLRLLLAENLLRDTVALIQRLEGQPMDGSSAQDSAPPPSSSTSTPSPSVQPMDTSPPPSSSPPSSSTSTQTDNAPPPPPPSGPNHPSPAEMVEMLGELRRVEERLQPFIQRAHSILEAATTADYNNNTQEREEDQHVLNLVGEALRLLGNALVALSDLRCNLSSAPPRHLHVIRPMSHYTSSVLPPGGVHHMPIQVNLGTTVTMSTNGRPQAESHSQPADQSEQQGQGQTPTPQPGMANQQTGQPGPRVIRISHQTMEPVVMMQINIDDNGSNAHAAGQQNAAGPGQPGTTPVQIPGLPPEFMQAIVNQVTQQAMAMASAAAASQHGQQTPNHATGPAPAGTGPAPAGTGPAPAGTGPAPADTGPAPADTGPAPAGTGPTTAGTGPTPVGTGPATAGTGPTPPPFPPHPHQARFVFTLPSFPHRMANPSFTTRGTTINLRTAVPPMMGQHPGQATPMNPAAINQMISGMMGQLLTGVSGQMTSEATTSSSSSSSSSHTFTFSTSSSSSSSSSSSTFPPSSESTTSASGTTHSTSTTASTAPQPGPPPAPAQGAPLMGNLDQLLGSVLGGVAAAGQAPGANPSVTVTMPGIPAFIQGVTDFIQASQQSHVQPPTAQPSGPTPTPPTAEPQSEPAEGAAAEEVLNTELFTGIVQGVLSTMMGSLGAPHNNTESIAQFIQRLSQTSNIFTPSTGEAMGFFGDLLTLVCQNFSMVDMVLLLHGQSQPLSRIQPQLAQFFSEHYLQGREPTEANIAAAADNLIGELDEYITESFSSVTVRDGVDITQTNRSFLRQQLTDIATHILQCTDHTFGPHLLQLCNRALFECLALNLYCLRGEQGALTAVINNRIRTMSAEVNPSVVNWLTSMMTMRLQVILEHIPVTEEQILHYVVHTQGEEAREAHESESHPMEMDDTLSPTPATTAEEAMVSSQEEGAVGGSAGETGEAAGGEEPGEEAEAWAAALPPEWVPIIRQDINSQRKMKAQPPLSDAYLQGMPAKRRKTAQSDGPKLTLSEAVSQAAKSVGVTPVTSPSALQEDLERPELQEAYAQQMKNDIKQRVREDPNFSSRRFPNTNTVFSPDS, from the exons ATGGAGGAGCAAGAAAACAATATGATAGATGTCACTGTGAAAACTCTGGACTCTCAGAGCAGAAGCTATACTGTGAGAGCACAG ATCACTGTGAAGGAGTTTAAAGAGCACATATCTCCCTCAGTGGGAATACCTGTTGACAAACAGAGGCTGATCTACCAGGGAAGAGTGCTTCAGGATGAGAAAACTCTGGCAGAATACA ACGTCAATGGTAAAGTCATTCACCTGGTGGAGCGAGCCCCGCCCCAGACAACTCAGTCAGGATCAGGCTCAGGGGGAGTACCCGGGACTTCAGGAGCCTCACAGAGTGGAACCACCACAACTCCTCAGGCCATGCCTCACGGAGCCACACATGATCGCAATGCTAATAGCTACGTTATGCTTGGTACTCTTAATCTCCCAGTGAACGTCATGGACCCCCAGCAAATTCAG ATGTCTATCCAGCAGATAATGGCGGGCCTCGGGGAGGGTGTTAGGAATACACGAGTCAGCAGCAGTAATGGG AACAACGGCTCAGTGAATGTTGATATGGATCAGACCCTGCAGAGTGAGCCCAGACTGCGGCTGCTCCTGGCTGAAAATTTGTTGCGAGACACCGTTGCCCTGATTCAGAGACTGGAG GGTCAGCCCATGGATGGTTCCTCAGCTCAGGATTCTGCACCGCCTCCTTCTTCCTCCACCTCTACACCTTCTCCTTCTGTCCAGCCCATGGACACATCCCCCCCTCCATCCAGCTCACCTCCATCATCCTCTACGTCCACTCAGACTGATAAtgcacctcctcctcctcctccttcaggCCCCAA CCACCCCAGCCCTGCAGAAATGGTCGAGATGTTAGGAGAGCTGAGAAGAGTAGAAGAGAGACTCCAGCCATTCATCCAGAGAGCTCACTCCATCCTGGAGGCAGCCACCACTGCTGATTACAACAATAAT acacaggagagagaggaggaccAGCATGTTCTAAACCTGGTGGGAGAAGCTCTTCGGCTCTTAGGAAATGCTCTGGTTGCCCTGAGTGATCTGCGCTGTAATCTGTCCAGTGCACCTCCCCGTCACCTGCATGTGATCCGGCCCATGTCTCACTACACTTCCTCCGTTCTGCCACCAGGTGGAGTGCATCACATGCCTATACAG GTTAATTTGGGGACCACAGTGACCATGTCAACTAACGGCAGACCACAAGCTGAGAGTCACTCTCaacctgctgaccaatcagaacaacAAGGGCAGGGACAAACACCCACCCCACAGCCAGGTATGGCCAATCAGCAGACTGGACAGCCAGGGCCCAGAGTGATACGCATAAGCCATCAAACCATGGAGCCAGTGGTGATGATGCAGATTAACATTGATG ATAATGGAAGCAATGCCCACGCTGCTGGACAACAGAATGCTGCTGGTCCCGGGCAGCCTG GCACAACTCCTGTACAGATACCGGGTTTACCTCCAGAATTCATGCAAGCCATTGTAAATCAAGTTACTCAACAAGCTATGGCCATGGCAAGTGCTGCCGCTGCTAGTCAACATGGACAACAAACCCCAAACCATGCCACAGGTCCCGCCCCTGCCGGCACAGGTCCCGCCCCTGCCGGCACAGGTCCCGCCCCTGCCGGCACAGGTCCCGCCCCTGCCGATACAGGTCCCGCCCCTGCCGATACAGGTCCCGCCCCTGCCGGCACAGGCCCCACCACTGCTGGCACAGGCCCCACACCTGTTGGTACAGGCCCTGCCACAGCTGGTACAGGCCCTACTCCCCCTCCCTTTCCCCCTCACCCACATCAAGCTAGGTTTGTATTCACCTTGCCTTCCTTTCCTCACCGCATGGCAAATCCTTCCTTCACCACCAGAGGAACCACCATCAATCTGCGAACTGCTGTTCCTCCTATGATGGGCCAGCATCCAGGCCAG GCTACGCCCATGAATCCAGCTGCTATTAATCAAATGATTAGTGGAATGATGGGACAGCTCTTGACAGGGGTTTCAGGCCAGATGA cCAGTGAGGCCACTACCTCCTCCTcgtcgtcctcctcctcctctcacacattcacattttccacctcatcttcctcttcatcctcttcctcatcctcaacCTTTCCCCCATCATCTGAATCTACCACCAGTGCCTCAGGAACCACACACTCCACAAGCACCACTGCAAGCACTGCTCCCCAGCCTGGCCCACCCCCCGCACCTGCTCAAGGGGCTCCCCTAATGGGCAACTTGGACCAGCTTCTAGGCTCTGTCCTCGGAGGGGTGGCTGCTGCTGGCCAGGCTCCAGGAGCAAATCCTTCTGTTACTGTGACCATGCCAGGGATACCTGCCTTTATTCAGGGAGTCACTGACTTCATACAG GCCTCACAACAGAGCCATGTTCAGCCCCCCACAGCTCAACCATCAGGTCCCACTCCTACTCCTCCTACTGCTGAACCACAATCAGAGCCTGCAGAAGGTGCCGCAGCTGAAGAAGTCCTGAACACAGAGCTATTCACTGGGATAGTGCAGGGGGTCCTTTCCACTATGATGGGCTCTCTAGGTGCCCCACACAACAACACTGAGAGCATTGCTCAGTTCATTCAGAGACTCTCCCAGACCAGCAACATTTTCACCCCCAGCACAGGAGAAGCCATGG gtttctTTGGCGACCTGTTGACTCTTGTGTGCCAGAACTTCTCCATGGTGGACATGGTGCTGCTGCTCCATGGTCAGTCTCAGCCACTAAGCCGTATCCAGCCCCAGCTAGCCCAGTTCTTCTCAGAACACTATCTGCAGGGCAGAGAGCCTACCGAAGCAAACATAGCA GCAGCTGCTGATAATCTAATCGGGGAACTAGATGAATATATCACAGAGAGTTTC tCGTCAGTTACAGTACGGGATGGGGTGGACATCACTCAGACAAACCGATCTTTTCTAAGACAGCAGCTTACTGACATTGCCACGCACATTCTTCAGTGCACGG ATCACACGTTTGGACCGCACTTGCTGCAGCTGTGTAACCGTGCACTTTTTGAGTGTTTGGCCCTCAATCTGTACTGCCTGAGAGGAGAGCAGGGTGCCCTTACTGCAGTCATCAACAACCGCATT AGGACCATGTCAGCAGAGGTGAACCCTAGTGTAGTGAACTGGTTGACCAGTATGATGACTATGAGACTGCAGGTCATTCTGGAGCACATCCCAGTCACAGAGGAGCAAATCCTGCATTACGTTGTCCACACTCAG GGTGAAGAAGCAAGAGAGGCACATGAGTCAGAAAGTCATCCTATGGAg ATGGAtgacactctctctcccactccAGCTACCACAGCAGAGGAGGCCATGGTGAGCTCCCAGGAGGAAGGGGCAGTTGGAGGTTCAGCTGGAGAGACGGGGGAAGCAGCAGGTGGAGAGGAGCCTGGAGAAGAGGCTGAAGCCTGGGCAGCTGCTTTACCACCT GAGTGGGTGCCCATCATTAGACAGGATATAAACAGCCAGAGGAAGATGAAGGCCCAGCCTCCGCTATCTGATGCATATCTCCAAGGGATGCCTGCAAAGCGCAGAAAG ACAGCACAGAGTGACGGTCCCAAACTCACACTCTCTGAGGCAGTGAGCCAAGCAGCGAAATCAGTTGGCGTCACACCTGTCACGTCACCCAGTGCCTTACAGGAAGATCTTGAGAGACCAGAACTACAGGAGGCATACGCACAACAG